The following is a genomic window from Streptomyces lincolnensis.
CCGCGTCGTAGGCGAGATGCACCGAGGCCATGCCGCCCTCGCCGAGCAGATCGCGCAGCTGATAGCGGCCACCGGCCAGCGCACGCCCCGCATACCGGCCGTGTGCGGAGTCCTGGCTCATGTTGTGTGTCCCCCATAGCCTTTCGAGCGCCGGCGAGTGTCGTCCTGCCGAGAGGATCCCGAAAATTCGTTGATCCAGTGTCTAATCCCGGCCAAGTCTGCCGGAGGGCACTGACACGTCAAGTTCGGTGCCCGTTCCGTGACCGTACGCGAAAGAAGCGTCGCGGAAGCGTTACAGCGGACGTACGGCCGGTACACAGGATTTGCACGCCGACATGTAATACGGGTTTGATGGCCGGTCCGTCTCGGGCCGGTCTCCAGGGCCTTCCCGGACCGGCGGCTTGCGCGGAGGCTGTAGCGTGGCCGACGGAGACCGTAACAACACCGCGCGCACCGCGGGCAGAAACGACGGCGAGGACTGATGGCACAGCAGCGCGCTCAGGGCCCGTCCGACCCCGAGGCGACTGGCGGCGGTATGTCAGATGCGCCGGAGCTGTGGGGTAACGGCGGGCTGGTCGGTGACGGCCGATATCGGCTGACCCGCAGACTCGGCCGGGGCGGCATGGCAGAGGTGTTCGCCGCCGAGGACGTACGTCTCGGGCGCACCGTGGCGGTCAAGCTCCTGCGCGCCGACCTCGCCGAGGACCCCGTCTCCAAGGCCCGCTTCACGCGCGAGGCCCAGTCGGTGGCCGGGCTCAACCACCACGCGATCGTCGCCGTGTACGACTCCGGCGAGGACTTCGTGGGCGGCCAGTCGGTGCCGTACATCGTGATGGAGATCGTCGAGGGGCGCACCATCCGCGACCTCCTCCTCAACGCCGAGGCGCCCGGCCCCGAGCAGGCCCTGATCATCGTCTCGGGTGTCCTGGAGGCGCTCGCCTATTCGCACCAGCACGGCATCGTGCACCGCGACATCAAGCCCGCCAACGTCATCATCACGCACAACGGCGCGGTCAAGGTGATGGACTTCGGCATCGCCCGAGCCCTGCACGGCGCGTCCACGACGATGACTCAAACCGGCATGGTCATGGGCACCCCGCAGTACCTCTCCCCGGAGCAGGCCCTCGGCAAGGCCGTCGACCACCGCTCCGACCTGTACGCGACGGGCTGCCTGCTCTACGAACTCCTCGCGCTGCGGCCCCCCTTCACCGGTGAGACCCCGTTGTCGGTGGTCTACCAGCACGTCCAGGACATCCCGACGCCGCCGTCCGAGGTCTCCGACGGGGTCCCGCCTGAGCTCGACGGCCTTGTCATGCGCTCGCTCGCCAAGGAGCCGGACGACCGCTTCCAGACGGCCGAGGAGATGCGCGGCCTGGTCCAGTACGGCCTCCAGATGCTGTACGAGCAGGGCGGCCACACCGGTACCTGGAACACCGGCCACGTCGACGTGCCCGACGGCCGGCGGGCCGCGGGGGCCGGCTTCGCGAGCACGACCGTGCTGCCGCACGGCGCCGACGCCTCCGGCACCGCGCAGATCCCGCAGCAGATCCTGCCCTCCGGCTACGGCGGCGGGGACGACGGCGGCTTCGAGGGGAGGGGCAACCGGGGCAGCGGCCGCGGCAAGCTGTGGATCCTCGCCGTCCTGGCGGTGATCGCCATCGCGGCGGGCGTCGCGCTGGCGCTGAACAGCGGCGGCGACAAGAAGCCCGGCGACAGCACCACGCCGTCGCCGACCACCTCGCAGACCACCGACGACGCGACGCCCAGCGAGACGCCGAGCGACGACACCACCGACGAGCCGACGGACACCAGCACGGACAACGGCACGAGCACGGGCTCCAACGGGGACTACACGCCCTCGTACACGCCGTCCTACACACCGTCGCCGACCACGCAGCAGCCGACGGACGACCCGACGGCGGATCCGACGCCCACGGAGCCGACGGGCGATCCCACGCCGTCCGACCCGCCGACGCCGACGGGTGGGCCCACGGACACGTCCGGTGGCGCCATCGGGGGCGACGCGATCGGTGGCGGCGACGGTGGCGGAGACGGGAGCGGCTGACCGGCCCGCCCCAGACAGCCTCCACGCGCGCGTGCGACCCGGAAACGGGCTCCACGCGCGCGTGCTGTTTTCCGGAGCTCACATCACCCACGGGTTCCGCTACCACCCCACGGGCCCCACGGGTCCCGCCTCAGTCCGCGAACGCCTCGCACACAGCCTCGTACCGCCGCGTCCACCACACCGCGAGCGCCGAGGCCGCCGGGAACTGGGGGTCCGCGCGGGTGTCCCCGCGCTCGTAGTGCCAGCGCAGCATCCAGAAGTCGTTCAGACGCTCCCACCACACCCGGTGCACGGCCGCCGTCAGCTGTGAGGGCGTGGCGCCCGCCGTACGCCGGTACGCGCGCGCGTACGCCTGGACCTTGGGCAGGTCGAGGGTGCCCGCGGGCCGTACGAAGAAGATCGCGGCGGCGCGTACGGCCTCCTCGGCCCGGGGTTTGACGCCGAGCCGGTCCCAGTCGACGATCGCGGCCGGGGCGTCGCCCTTGTAGAGCAGGTTGAACGGGTGGAAGTCCCCGTGCACCCAGCCCACCGAGCCGCCGCGCGGAGGCCTTCGGTCGGCGTGCCGTTCCAGGAGGGCGCGCCGCTCCAGGAGGCGGTGGCGGGCCAGTTCGTCGAAGGAGTCGGCGGGGCGGTGCCGGCGGACCCGGGCGAGCAGCGCGTCGATGAGGGCGAAGGTGTCGCCGGGGTCGGGGCTCTCGGAGGCACGGCGGCTCGTGTCCGATCGGTCGCGCGCCCGCGCGTGCGTCGGCATCACGCGCTCCAGGCTCGCGTGCACCACCCCGAGAAGCGCCCCCAGCCGTGCGCACTGCGCGGGGGTGAGCTGGCCGCCGTGCCGGTGCCGGCCGTCGATCCAGGGGTGCAGGGCGTACGTGTGACCGCCGACGACCGCGACCGTGCGGCCCTCGCGGTCGGGCAGCGGCGGCGCCACGGGGACGCCCAGGCCGGCCAGGCGCTCGGTGGCCCGGTGCTGACGGGCGATGGCGGCGGGGGTGGCGGTCTCGGGGTCGAAGTGGTGCTTGAGGAAGTAGCGGCCGCGGGTCGTGCACAGCCGGTAGCCGCGGTTGAGCAGCCCCTGGTCGACGGGCTCGCAGGCGAGGACGGAACCGGCTGCGTACTGCCGGAGAAGGGCGCCCAGCGGGGGCGCGTGGGGCATGGGGGGTGGTACACAAGAGCGCGGCACGCTGCCCGATGCTAGGGCACGATTCAGGCCTCTGAGCTGGGCGTTGTCACAGGCAGTCGCTTTCGGTCACGGGATGTGCTCGAAGTGGCTTTCCAGGCCGTCGTCGGTCGAGTGCACCGTGCCGAACCGCGGATCGATGCTCAGGTAGACGGGCTCGTACGGCTCGCCGTCCACGCGGCGCGGGGCGGGTCCGAAGCGCGCGATCTCGGCGGGAGTGGGGTCGTGCGCCGTGCACTCGCCCACGACCTGGGCCGACCACAGGCCCTCCCCCGGCCCGGCGGAGCTCAGGTTGTCCGCGCCGTAGGCCACGACGCCGCCGACGCACGCCCGGTGGTACCCGCAGTTCCTGGGCATCCGCAGCAGCACCCGGCCGTCCACCACGATGTGCCGCGCGAGGGCGATGAAGGGCAGCGCCCGCATGCTGGTGACCGCCCGGCCGTGGTCGGCGCGGGCGAGCAGATCGACGGCGAGACGGTCGACGGCGGAACGGTCGACAGCGGAACGGGCGACG
Proteins encoded in this region:
- a CDS encoding phosphotransferase, with product MPHAPPLGALLRQYAAGSVLACEPVDQGLLNRGYRLCTTRGRYFLKHHFDPETATPAAIARQHRATERLAGLGVPVAPPLPDREGRTVAVVGGHTYALHPWIDGRHRHGGQLTPAQCARLGALLGVVHASLERVMPTHARARDRSDTSRRASESPDPGDTFALIDALLARVRRHRPADSFDELARHRLLERRALLERHADRRPPRGGSVGWVHGDFHPFNLLYKGDAPAAIVDWDRLGVKPRAEEAVRAAAIFFVRPAGTLDLPKVQAYARAYRRTAGATPSQLTAAVHRVWWERLNDFWMLRWHYERGDTRADPQFPAASALAVWWTRRYEAVCEAFAD
- a CDS encoding pyridoxamine 5'-phosphate oxidase family protein, translating into MPTADRLAVDHLAVARSAVDRSAVDRLAVDLLARADHGRAVTSMRALPFIALARHIVVDGRVLLRMPRNCGYHRACVGGVVAYGADNLSSAGPGEGLWSAQVVGECTAHDPTPAEIARFGPAPRRVDGEPYEPVYLSIDPRFGTVHSTDDGLESHFEHIP
- a CDS encoding protein kinase domain-containing protein produces the protein MMAQQRAQGPSDPEATGGGMSDAPELWGNGGLVGDGRYRLTRRLGRGGMAEVFAAEDVRLGRTVAVKLLRADLAEDPVSKARFTREAQSVAGLNHHAIVAVYDSGEDFVGGQSVPYIVMEIVEGRTIRDLLLNAEAPGPEQALIIVSGVLEALAYSHQHGIVHRDIKPANVIITHNGAVKVMDFGIARALHGASTTMTQTGMVMGTPQYLSPEQALGKAVDHRSDLYATGCLLYELLALRPPFTGETPLSVVYQHVQDIPTPPSEVSDGVPPELDGLVMRSLAKEPDDRFQTAEEMRGLVQYGLQMLYEQGGHTGTWNTGHVDVPDGRRAAGAGFASTTVLPHGADASGTAQIPQQILPSGYGGGDDGGFEGRGNRGSGRGKLWILAVLAVIAIAAGVALALNSGGDKKPGDSTTPSPTTSQTTDDATPSETPSDDTTDEPTDTSTDNGTSTGSNGDYTPSYTPSYTPSPTTQQPTDDPTADPTPTEPTGDPTPSDPPTPTGGPTDTSGGAIGGDAIGGGDGGGDGSG